A genomic window from Silene latifolia isolate original U9 population chromosome 11, ASM4854445v1, whole genome shotgun sequence includes:
- the LOC141613473 gene encoding uncharacterized protein LOC141613473 has product MVNGSPSEEFKPSRGIRQGDSLCPYLFILCAEVLSGLMRRAAETKAIHGIKVAHGAPEVSHLLFADDSIFFVQATEVEANRVKDILSSYEKASGQMVSLEKTTISFSRGLSEERKRNIADGLGVRMVSVHDKYLGLPTVIGQSKSALMRIVRDKLQKKLQGWRGLLLSKAGREVLIKAVAQSIPTYAMSVFKFPKTFCEEIRSLVSRFWWGATEGKKRIPWIAWSKLCKPKNRGGLGFLELHSFNLALLGKQSWRLLTERDSLMTRVLRGKYFPAGSFLTAPLGSNPSYKSEEFGKLGRFMGLGYEGG; this is encoded by the coding sequence ATGGTGAATGGGAGCCCGTCTGAGGAGTTTAAACCCAGTAGAGGTATTAGACAAGGGGACTCTCTCTGCCCATACTTATTTATTTTGTGTGCTGAAGTCCTCTCGGGGCTAATGCGGAGAGCAGCCGAAACAAAGGCCATCCACGGTATCAAGGTGGCTCATGGGGCACCTGAGGTTTCTCACTTGCTATTTGCGGATGACAGTATATTTTTTGTTCAAGCTACTGAAGTTGAGGCGAATCGAGTCAAGGACATTCTTTCTAGCTATGAGAAGGCTTCGGGGCAGATGGTAAGCCTAGAGAAGACCACGATCTCGTTCAGCAGAGGGCTTAGtgaggagaggaagaggaatatTGCGGATGGGCTTGGTGTACGGATGGTCTCTGTTCACGACAAGTACTTGGGACTTCCCACGGTAATCGGTCAGTCGAAGAGTGCATTAATGAGAATAGTGCGAGATAAATTGCAAAAGAAATTACAAGGTTGGAGAGGGTTATTACTTTCAAAGGCGGGAAGAGAAGTGTTGATTAAGGCGGTTGCGCAATCTATCCCGACTTATGCTATGAGTGTGTTTAAATTCCCGAAAACTTTCTGCGAGGAAATACGATCCCTGGTCTCGCGTTTTTGGTGGGGTGCAACGGAAGGGAAAAAAAGGATCCCATGGATAGCATGGTCGAAGCTTTGCAAGCCGAAGAATAGAGGAGGGCTAGGGTTCCTGGAGCTCCATAGTTTCAACTTAGCTTTACTAGGGAAGCAATCATGGAGGCTCTTGACTGAGAGGGATAGCCTAATGACACGGGTGTTGCGAGGGAAATACTTCCCAGCTGGTTCGTTTCTTACGGCACCTTTGGGCAGCAATCCGAGCTATAAAAGCGAGGAATTTGGGAAGCTAGGGAGGTTCATGGGTTTGGGCTACGAAGGAGGGTGA